A genomic stretch from Mya arenaria isolate MELC-2E11 chromosome 10, ASM2691426v1 includes:
- the LOC128205566 gene encoding lysozyme c-1-like yields MMYSVAALLLCLPFLAHGYRYTKCGLADALRRENIPERELHKWVCMAEYESSFNTLATHVNRGGSSTDYGLFQINSLWNCDPKDGRRTRNGCGHPCSDFQNTDLSDDVACINKLRKWHRGWGFSYGYKAHCQDKTSAYLSECK; encoded by the exons ATGATGTACTCCGTCGCTGCCTTGCTTCTTTGCCTGCCATTTCTGG CACATGGTTACCGCTACACAAAGTGTGGACTTGCGGATGCTCTGCGTCGCGAAAATATTCCGGAGCGGGAGTTACACAAGT GGGTGTGTATGGCCGAATATGAATCAAGTTTCAACACGCTTGCCACTCATGTGAATAGGGGAGGGTCATCGACGGACTATGGCCTATTTCAGATTAACAGCTTGTGGAACTGCGATCCCAAAGATGGCAGAAGAACAAGGAACGGTTGTGGACATCCCTGCTCAG ACTTTCAAAACACGGATTTGAGTGACGACGTGGCTTGCATCAACAAACTCAGGAAATGGCACCGGGGGTGGGGCTTCTC GTATGGTTACAAGGCGCATTGCCAGGATAAAACAAGTGCATACCTTTCGGAATGCAAGTAG